In the genome of Diaphorobacter sp. HDW4A, the window TGGATCGCGGGTGTATCCAGGGAAATATCCGTGGTCGAGCCGCTGCCCAGCCTGCCGTTGGGCCTGGTCACGCGCCGTGGGCACCGGCTCGATGGACCCGCCGAATGGTTTGCCGAATGCGCTCGACTGGAGTTGAAAAGGCTGCTCGGGAAGCCCCCCGCCCGCAAGCGTCTAGCGCGCTGATGCAGCTGCGTGCTCGCTCAGCTCAGTGCATACCGACGATGCCTCAGCACCACATGCGTGGCCTTCTCCGACGCCACGGTCTCCACACACTCGTACCCCAGAGTCCGCAGATCCAGCCCTTCAAACAGTGGCTCGCCGCGCCCAAGAAGCACTGGCGAGATGGCGATGTGCAGCTCGTCGATGAGTCCCTCGCGCAGATACTGTCGGATGGTGTTCGCGCCACCGCCGATGCGTACATCCCGCCCCGCGGCGGCCTCGCACGCATGGGCCAGCGCCTCTTGAATGCCGCCCGTGACAAAGTGGAACACCGTGCCGCCTTCCATCACAATGGAGGCGCGCGCATGGTGGGTCAACACGAACACCGGCACATGGTACGGAGGGCTGTCGCCCCACCAGCCCTTCCACGCATCGTCGAGCCAATCGCCGCGGATTGGGCCGAACATATTGCGCCCAAGAATCCACGCGCCCACATCGCGAAAGCCGCGCGCCGCGAACGCATCGTCCACACCCGACGTACCCTCTTCCTTGCCGAACAGGCTTTGCTGGAAGGTGCGTGTCGGCACCAGCCACTGGTGCAACTCCGTGCCGCCCACGCCGAGCGGATGGTCGATGTCCTGATCCGGTCCTGCTCCATAGCCGTCGAGCGAAATGGTGAAGCCTTCAACACGTACTCGAGTCATTGTTTGCCTCCGTGTGAAAAAACCGATGGGCAGTCTACGCTGATGATGGCTGAGCCGACAGTGCAATGGGCTGCGGCAGCTCCGGCAACCAAAGGCGTGCCTGCAACCCACGCGGCAGATTCGTGAAGTCGAGCCGCCCGCCGTGCAGTTGCACGATGGCGTGCACACTGGCGAGCCCGAGACCGTAGCCGCTGCGGTCCTTTCGCGCGCGAAAGAAGCGCGTGGTCATCTTCTCGATGGCCTGCGGGTCCACGCCGGGGCCGTTGTCCTGCACCAGAATCTCGACGCCCGAAGCCGCACGCTGTGCGGTCACGATGATGTGCACCGGGAGCACAGGGTTCTCAGCGTCGCCCGAGCCACCGTACTTGATCGCGTTGTCCAACAGATTGGCCACCGCGCTCGCGATCAGGTTGCCGTCACCCAGCACCGTCAGTTCCGGCTGCACGTTTACGTTCAGCGTGCCCTCGCCATCATCGAGCAAGGGCTCGTAGAACTCTGCCACATCCACCAACAGCGCGTTGATGTCTACCGGCGCAAAGCTCGCGCGGGTGGTGCCGCTTTCCACTTCGGCGATCTGCAGCAACTTGTCGAAAACGATGCCCAGTTCCTCCACCTCCCCCGACACGCGCGCGAGCGTCGCGGACTGCTCCTCGGAGTTGAGCTGGCGTGCATTGCGCAGTTGCAGCGTGATGCGCGTGAGCGGCGTTCGCAGGTTGTGTGCGATGGTGTTGGAGACATGACGGATGCCTTCCATGAGCTGCTCGAGCCGGTCGAGCATGCTGTTGATGTCGCGATTGAGCAGCGTGAATTCATCGTCGCGCCCAGCCACCGGAATGCGCTGACTCAAATCGCCCGCCGCCACGCGCGCCATCGTGCTGCGGATGGCGGCCGCGCGCTCGTCCACCACACGTCGGAACGTGAGCGCACCACCGATGGCCATGACAAACGCAATGACCGCTGCCAGCAGACTCGCGCGGCCAACGAGATCCTCCATGTCGCGCTGCTGTTGCATATCGGTGCCCACGGCCAGAAACTGGCCACTTGGAAGCTCGGCCACCGACACGCGTCCGCTCACGATGCGCCCCGCGCGTCGTACCTTCAACTCCCGCATGCCCATGGTGGTCAGGCGCCGCAGCGGCACCACGCTCGCGTTGCCGATAATCGGTACGCCATGCCCATCCATCAAGATGATGATCTCCGTATCGGTGTTCACTCCATCCTGCAGGGTCTGACGGATCTCGGCTTCGAGCGCCTCCTGGCCGTGCTTCTCCGCATGATCCACCAGTCGCTTGAGATGCGCCTCGGCCTGCTTATCCACCCGTACACGCAGCACGCCCACCGTCTGCACATAGAACACCGCCAGCACGATGCCCATGGTCAACACCATCAGCCCCGCAAACTGCAGCGCGAGGCGAAAGGCGGTGGAACTCCAGGGCTTGGCGTGAGGGGACATATTCCGGCTTCCGGGATGATCCGTCAGGCGCTTTGCGGCAGACGCTCGGGCGCATCGGTCAGGCTGTAGCCCACGCCGCGCACCGTGTGGATCAGCGCCGGCTCGAACCCCTTGTCCACCTTGCCGCGCAGACGGCTGATATGCACGTCGATCACATTCGTCTGCGGATCAAACCGGTAGTCCCACACCGACTCCAGCAGCATGGTGCGCGTGACGATCTGGTGCGCATGCTGCATCAGAAACGCGAGCAACCGAAACTCGCGCGGCTGCAGCGCCAGCGGCACGCCAGCGCGATCCGCACTGCGCGTCATGAGGTTGATCCGCAGATCCGCCAACTTCATCTCCCGCACAGGAGCCGGCACCTGCGCCCGCCGCATCAACGCCTCCAGCCGCGCCGACAACTCGGAAAACGCGAACGGCTTGGTGAGGTAATCATCACACCCCGCCTTCAACCCCCGCACCCGCTCATCAGTCGCCGACAACGCCGAAAGCACCAGCACCGGAGTCGTCTTCCCAATCGCCCGCAGCGTCTGCAGAATCTGCAGCCCGTCGAATTCATCGGGCAGCATGCGATCCAGAATGATCACATCCCACTGCTCCCCCACCGCCAGCGCAATGCCCTGCACGCCATCACCGCACACGGTCACCTGCGCCCCTTGCTCACGCAAACCATCTGCGATGTAGCTGGCGTTGAGCGCGTCGTCTTCGATGATGAGATAGCGGTACATAAAAAAAGGAGACAGGAAAAATCCCAATCCCCCACTATACGTGCGCCCAGAAGGCATCTCGCGAAGTCGCGAGATGCAAAGAGGCACGAGCGAAGCAAAGTGCCGAATACCCCTCTTCCATACTGACTTCCGGCGGTTGTCCGAGCGGAGCGCGCAGCGCGAAGTCGAGTTCTGCCGGAGGTATTCAAAAGCGCGTTTTTGGTTACTTTTTGCGCGCAGGCAAAAAGTGACTCCGCCGCCGGGCGGAACTCCCGGCCTCCGCCCTCAGCAAAACCGAGAAGATCAATCCACCGAAGGCACATTCCCACTGGACAACCGCACCTGCCACTCCGCATCCAGATAATCCTTCACCAATTCCAGATACTCCAGCCGATGATCATTGATGGAACTGAGCGCATCAATCAGCTCCAAAACCCCGCCCTGCCCCAACCGATAAGCATCCCCCGACATCTGCCTGAGCGGCTCGATCTGCGCAAGCCCATCCTTCTCATACGCGAGCACGCTCTCGCGTTTGAGCTGCAACTGCTGCAGCGCGCTGTACAACCCCGCCTGCGCATCCTGCTGCGCAGCCGAAAGCCGCAACTCCGCCTGCTCCGCTTCCATCCGCGCATGGTCGATATTCCCCTTGTTGCGATCGAACAGCGGAATCTCCATCGACACGCCCCACTGCGTATAGCTGCCATCGTTGCGGCTCTTCACACGCGAAACGCCGACGCTCGGTGTGGGGTACGCATCGCGCTTGGCGACCTCGATCTTGTGGCGCGCCTGATCGAGTTCGGCCTGCGCCGAACGCAGAGCGGGCAAACGGGCGCTTGACTGGCTCCACAGAGTTTCAAAGTCGGGCACCGGCACCTGCTCCAGCGTCTTGAGAGAGCCTTCCGCACGCACCTGCCAGGTCGGCATCGCGGCCACTTTGGCGGCGTTGGTGACGACGGCCTTGAGGGCTGCGTTCGCCTTGGCCACCTGCATCTTCATCTGCGCTTCCTGCAGCGTAAGACGCGCGCCGTCATAGCGGCTGCGCGCGCCCGCTTCGATCTGGCCACGCACGATGTACGCGGCCTTCGCCAGCGACTGTTGCGCGTCCTGCCAGATCTGCACGCGCTGCTGTGCGACCAGCAGCTCATTGAAGGCCTGGGCGGCGTCGTTCAACGCCGCATTCACGGCCATGTCCACATGCGCGGCGGCGGTGATCTCACCCTTCTTCGCATTCTCGATGCGCAGACCGTGTTGACCAAAAATGGGAATCGGCTGCTCGATGCCCACGCCATGCTCGCCGGGCTTGCCATACGCCGACGCGACGGGATTGGGAAACGCCGAGGCCGTCACCGTGTCGGCACGCGCGAGCCCTGTTTCGAGACGGCTCGCGGCCAGCGACGGTTGATTGCGCACCACCAGACGCAGATACTCTTCCATCGTCACCGGCTGCTGTGGCATGGACGATTGGCTGACCGCCCCAGCCACCTGCGAATTGTTCAAATCCGCCGCATGCACGGCAACCACGGGCCATGCACCACAGACCCACAGCGACGCTGCGGCCACCCAGCGGTATGTCTTAGTCATCTTGGGCGCTTTCATCGATTTCTTCCTGGGTCAACATGTTCTTGGGGCCGAGCAGCATGTACAGCACCGGCAACAGCACGAGCGCGACGATGGGCAGGATCACCATGCCGCCGACGATCACCGAGGCGAACGGGCGCTGCGTCTCGCTGCCCACGCCGGTGGACAAGGCCATCGGCAGCAGACCCAACAGCGCGAGCAAGGCCACCAGGACGATGGAACGCATGCGTTCCGCCGTGCCCTCGATCAGCGCCTGCATCATCGGCATGCCCTGACGGCGCAGCTCTTCGACGGCCGACACCACGAGCAAGCCAGCCAGCGCGACCTGCCCCAACAGCGCGATGAAGCCGATCGCCGCGCTGATCGACAGCTCGATATGTGCCAGATGCAGCGCCGCGATGCCACCCACCATGGTGAACGGAGCGCACAGCAAAATCACCGCAGCGCTGCTCGCATGACCGAGCGCGCCGAACAGCAACGCAAACACGATCAGCAGCGACAGCGGCACCACGACCTTCAGGCGCGCGGCGGCACGTTGCTGGTTTTCCCACTCGCCACCCCAGAAGGCCTGATAGCCGTCGGGAATCTTCACGTTCTGGTTGAACGCGGCCAGCGTGTCACGCACCACCGAGCCGATGTCCCGTCCTTCCACGTTGAACTTCAGCGCCATGTAGCGCGCATTGCCTTCGCGGAAAATCGACGAATTGCCGATCTTGATGCCCACACTGCCCACCGAATGCAGCGGCACCGAGCCCCCATCGGGCAGCGGAATCGCGATGTTGCGGATGCGCTCCTCATCCATGCGATCCACATACGGCAGGCGCACGCGCACCGGCACGGGGTACTCGCCTTCCCACAGCGTGGTGGAGATGTTGCCGGCCAGCGCCACTTCCAGCGTCTTCTGCGCGGTCTCCATTGCAATGCCCTGGCGCGCGAGCGCCGCACGGTCGAACTCCACATGCAGCTGCGGCGCGGGGGCGTCGCGGTACAGGTCGAGATCGACCACGCCTTCGATGTCCTTGGTCGACGCCACGGTCTGCTGCAGGATCGAGCGCAGCGTGGGAATGTCGGGCCCGAACAGCTTGAGCACGACCTGGCCGCGTGCGCCCGAGGTGGACTCTTCCACGCTGTCGCGAATCGGCTGCGCGAAGTTGAATGCCACACCGGGAATCTCGCCCAGGCTTGCGCGCATCTGCTCGATCAGCTCGGGCTTGGTCAGGCCCTTGCGCCATTCGCCGTGTGGCTTCAGGCGCACCAGCGACTTGGCGAGGTTGATGGTCTCGTTGTCGGTGCCCGATTCGGGACGGCCCTGCTCGGTCGTCACCGAGATCACCTCGGGGAAAGCCTTGAGCCTCAGACGCACATCGCGCAGCACTTCCTGACCCTTCTCGAGCGAGATGGACGCGGGCATCTGCACCAGCACATAGGCATCGCCTTCGTCGAGCTCCGGCAGGAATTCGGTGCCGAGGAACTTGGCCGAAACGCCCGCCACCACCAGCACCGCAATCGACACGATCAGCACTACGCCCCGGCTGCGTGCAGCACCCAGCACCTTGCCGATCCAGTGTTGATAGCCATGGTGCGCCTTGTCGAAGATCTTGGGCTCTTCGACCATCACATGCTTGGGCTTGAGGAACAGTGCGCACAACGCGGGTACCAACCCCATCGCGAAGATCAGCGCGCCGAGCAGCGCGAAGCTGTAGGTCATCGCGAGCGGACGGAAAATGCGGCCCTCGATGCTCTGCAGCGAGAACACCGGAATCAGAGCAGCGATCACGATGGCCATCGCGAACAGCGTCGGCTTGGCCACGGCCACGGCCGAATCGATGATGATGTGGCGCATGTCATTGGCGGTCTGCGGTTTCCGCAAGCGCGCATTGCGGATGATGTTTTCCGCCAGCACCACCGCGCCGTCCACCATGATGCCGAAGTCGATGGCGCCCATCGAAATCAGGTTGGCGGGCATGCCCAGCAGGTGCAGGCCGATAAAGGCCACCAGCAGCGACAGCGGAATCACCGTCGCGACGATCAGCGAGCCGCGCACACTGCGCAAAAAGAGCCACAGCACAGCGACGATCAACGTGGCACCAAACAGCAGGTTGTGCTGCACCGTGGCCAGCGTGTGACCGACCAGATCGGAGCGGTCGTAGTTGGTGGTCATGTGCATGCCTTCTGGCAGTCCACCGCTGTTGAGTTCGGTCACCTTGGCGTGGATGTCGTCAAGCACCACGGAAGGGTTCTCGCCGCGCTTGAGCAGCACAATGCCCTGCACGATGTCGTCATGCTCGTTCTGGCCGACGGAGCCCTGGCGCGGCGTGTGCGACTGCACCACGCGCGCCACATCGCCGATCGTCACCGGCGCACCGCCGCGCATGGCGACCACCACCTCGTTGATCTCCTGCGGCGACTTGAGCAGACCGATGCCGCGCACGATCAGCGACTGCTCGCCACGGCGCATGAGGCCGCCGCCGACATTGCGGTTGGACTTGGCGAGCGCATCGCTCACGTCGTCGATGGACAGGCCCAGCGAATACAGCTTTTCGGGATCGACCTCGACGTGGAATTCCTTCACGAAACCACCCACGCTCACTACATCGGCCACGCCCTGCACCTGCTTCAAGACGCGCACCACATGCCATTCCTGCTCGGTGCGCAGCTGCGCGAGCGTGTGGCGGTCACTCTCCAAACGGTAGTAAAAAATCTTGCCGAGTGGCGTGTAATCCGGCGCCATCTCGGGCGTCACGCCCTGCGGCAGATCGGCCTGCGGCAGGCGCTGCGACACCTCGGCACGTGCATTGAAGCTCACCGCATCGTCATTGAAGACGAGGTTGATCATCGCGAGCCCGAAGTAGCTTTCGGAGCGCAGCGACACCAGACCCGGAGTGCCGTTGAGCTCGCGCTCCAGCGGCTGAGTGATCTGGCGCTCGACCTCCTCAGGCGCAAGCCCGGGGGCCTGCGCGATCACGCCGACCTGCACATTGGTCACGTCCGGATAGGCCTCGATGGCAGTATGCAGATACGACCAGACGCCGTAGATCGCGATCAGCGCCGTGGCACACAGCGCCAGCAGGCGGCGATGCACGACGAAGGAAATGAAGGATTTCAACATGTGTGACTGCTCCGGTTCAGAGCAGTTGGTTCGCAGCGCCGTCGAGCAAGAGGCCGCCCTTGACGACGATCTTCTCGCCCGGCTTCAGGCCGCTGATCACCGGCACCATGCCACGTGTGGGACGGCCGAGCTGCACGGTCCGCGCCTCGAACTCGTTGTCCGAGCGCTGCACGTAGACCACGCTGCGGCTCTCATCCTTGATGAGCACAGCAGTCACGGGAATCATCATCTCGTGCGCATTCGATGTCTGAACGCCCACCTT includes:
- a CDS encoding dihydrofolate reductase family protein; protein product: MTRVRVEGFTISLDGYGAGPDQDIDHPLGVGGTELHQWLVPTRTFQQSLFGKEEGTSGVDDAFAARGFRDVGAWILGRNMFGPIRGDWLDDAWKGWWGDSPPYHVPVFVLTHHARASIVMEGGTVFHFVTGGIQEALAHACEAAAGRDVRIGGGANTIRQYLREGLIDELHIAISPVLLGRGEPLFEGLDLRTLGYECVETVASEKATHVVLRHRRYALS
- a CDS encoding HAMP domain-containing sensor histidine kinase, yielding MSPHAKPWSSTAFRLALQFAGLMVLTMGIVLAVFYVQTVGVLRVRVDKQAEAHLKRLVDHAEKHGQEALEAEIRQTLQDGVNTDTEIIILMDGHGVPIIGNASVVPLRRLTTMGMRELKVRRAGRIVSGRVSVAELPSGQFLAVGTDMQQQRDMEDLVGRASLLAAVIAFVMAIGGALTFRRVVDERAAAIRSTMARVAAGDLSQRIPVAGRDDEFTLLNRDINSMLDRLEQLMEGIRHVSNTIAHNLRTPLTRITLQLRNARQLNSEEQSATLARVSGEVEELGIVFDKLLQIAEVESGTTRASFAPVDINALLVDVAEFYEPLLDDGEGTLNVNVQPELTVLGDGNLIASAVANLLDNAIKYGGSGDAENPVLPVHIIVTAQRAASGVEILVQDNGPGVDPQAIEKMTTRFFRARKDRSGYGLGLASVHAIVQLHGGRLDFTNLPRGLQARLWLPELPQPIALSAQPSSA
- a CDS encoding response regulator transcription factor; this translates as MYRYLIIEDDALNASYIADGLREQGAQVTVCGDGVQGIALAVGEQWDVIILDRMLPDEFDGLQILQTLRAIGKTTPVLVLSALSATDERVRGLKAGCDDYLTKPFAFSELSARLEALMRRAQVPAPVREMKLADLRINLMTRSADRAGVPLALQPREFRLLAFLMQHAHQIVTRTMLLESVWDYRFDPQTNVIDVHISRLRGKVDKGFEPALIHTVRGVGYSLTDAPERLPQSA
- a CDS encoding TolC family protein, with the translated sequence MTKTYRWVAAASLWVCGAWPVVAVHAADLNNSQVAGAVSQSSMPQQPVTMEEYLRLVVRNQPSLAASRLETGLARADTVTASAFPNPVASAYGKPGEHGVGIEQPIPIFGQHGLRIENAKKGEITAAAHVDMAVNAALNDAAQAFNELLVAQQRVQIWQDAQQSLAKAAYIVRGQIEAGARSRYDGARLTLQEAQMKMQVAKANAALKAVVTNAAKVAAMPTWQVRAEGSLKTLEQVPVPDFETLWSQSSARLPALRSAQAELDQARHKIEVAKRDAYPTPSVGVSRVKSRNDGSYTQWGVSMEIPLFDRNKGNIDHARMEAEQAELRLSAAQQDAQAGLYSALQQLQLKRESVLAYEKDGLAQIEPLRQMSGDAYRLGQGGVLELIDALSSINDHRLEYLELVKDYLDAEWQVRLSSGNVPSVD
- a CDS encoding efflux RND transporter permease subunit encodes the protein MLKSFISFVVHRRLLALCATALIAIYGVWSYLHTAIEAYPDVTNVQVGVIAQAPGLAPEEVERQITQPLERELNGTPGLVSLRSESYFGLAMINLVFNDDAVSFNARAEVSQRLPQADLPQGVTPEMAPDYTPLGKIFYYRLESDRHTLAQLRTEQEWHVVRVLKQVQGVADVVSVGGFVKEFHVEVDPEKLYSLGLSIDDVSDALAKSNRNVGGGLMRRGEQSLIVRGIGLLKSPQEINEVVVAMRGGAPVTIGDVARVVQSHTPRQGSVGQNEHDDIVQGIVLLKRGENPSVVLDDIHAKVTELNSGGLPEGMHMTTNYDRSDLVGHTLATVQHNLLFGATLIVAVLWLFLRSVRGSLIVATVIPLSLLVAFIGLHLLGMPANLISMGAIDFGIMVDGAVVLAENIIRNARLRKPQTANDMRHIIIDSAVAVAKPTLFAMAIVIAALIPVFSLQSIEGRIFRPLAMTYSFALLGALIFAMGLVPALCALFLKPKHVMVEEPKIFDKAHHGYQHWIGKVLGAARSRGVVLIVSIAVLVVAGVSAKFLGTEFLPELDEGDAYVLVQMPASISLEKGQEVLRDVRLRLKAFPEVISVTTEQGRPESGTDNETINLAKSLVRLKPHGEWRKGLTKPELIEQMRASLGEIPGVAFNFAQPIRDSVEESTSGARGQVVLKLFGPDIPTLRSILQQTVASTKDIEGVVDLDLYRDAPAPQLHVEFDRAALARQGIAMETAQKTLEVALAGNISTTLWEGEYPVPVRVRLPYVDRMDEERIRNIAIPLPDGGSVPLHSVGSVGIKIGNSSIFREGNARYMALKFNVEGRDIGSVVRDTLAAFNQNVKIPDGYQAFWGGEWENQQRAAARLKVVVPLSLLIVFALLFGALGHASSAAVILLCAPFTMVGGIAALHLAHIELSISAAIGFIALLGQVALAGLLVVSAVEELRRQGMPMMQALIEGTAERMRSIVLVALLALLGLLPMALSTGVGSETQRPFASVIVGGMVILPIVALVLLPVLYMLLGPKNMLTQEEIDESAQDD